Proteins from a genomic interval of Nematostella vectensis chromosome 12, jaNemVect1.1, whole genome shotgun sequence:
- the LOC5508425 gene encoding melanocyte-stimulating hormone receptor, with product MSFNGCHPYSTWAKHGQINLTEFAIIAVLNGFAILPTIALNALVLVSIWRTPELHTPSMVLMGNLALSDFGVGAITQPALIIWAYVELYIEDSPRTLCYSSQAFGSIATVFAGVSLLSVSAVGFDRFLALHLHLRYSTIVTAKRTFAVCLSFWAFSLLVVLLWFTLGVSIYNFTVNGCIIALFGITIVRYLYIYKVIKRHQTQIHAEQSNLFSTDIKQYKKSVINSIVVYFVFAICSTPFVCALTYYEITKDNILSPKAFRLTVSLLLANSLVNPVIFCWKIKELRLAVWQIVMKLKISLIGNDK from the coding sequence ATGTCATTCAATGGGTGCCATCCTTACTCTACATGGGCTAAACATGGCCAGATAAACCTCACAGAGTTCGCCATTATCGCGGTGTTGAACGGATTCGCAATTCTTCCTACTATCGCCCTCAATGCTTTGGTACTCGTCTCAATATGGCGTACCCCAGAGCTTCACACACCCTCCATGGTTCTTATGGGTAACCTTGCCCTTTCGGACTTTGGAGTCGGAGCCATCACTCAGCCAGCACTTATCATTTGGGCATATGTGGAGCTATATATTGAAGATTCGCCGAGGACCCTATGTTATAGTTCACAGGCTTTTGGATCTATAGCTACTGTTTTCGCGGGCGTGTCTCTGTTAAGCGTCTCAGCAGTTGGCTTTGATCGGTTTCTTGCCTTGCATCTTCACCTTCGATATTCCACGATTGTTACCGCAAAGAGAACATTTGCTGTTTGTCTTAGTTTTTGGGCCTTTTCTCTTCTTGTTGTGCTGTTATGGTTTACACTGGGGGTCTCGATTTATAATTTTACCGTAAATGGATGCATCATAGCACTTTTTGGGATAACTATTGTTCGTTACTTGTACATTTACAAAGTGATTAAAAGACATCAGACTCAGATTCATGCGGAACAGTCTAACTTGTTCTCTACAGACATCAAGCAATATAAGAAATCAGTGATAAATTCTATAGTTGTGTACTTTGTTTTCGCAATCTGCTCCACGCCATTCGTTTGTGCCTTAACATACTATGAGATAACAAAAGACAACATCCTATCACCAAAAGCTTTTAGATTGACGGTTTCACTTCTTCTTGCCAACTCTCTCGTCAACCCCGTGATCTTCTGTTGGAAGATAAAAGAGTTACGCTTAGCTGTTTGGCAGATCGTTATGAAACTTAAGATTTCGTTGATAGGAAATGATAAGTGA
- the LOC5508432 gene encoding melanocyte-stimulating hormone receptor — protein sequence MSAYNFSCYYFTKWVQYGQLQYNEFIVFAFVYVVIMVPAIFLNALILVSIYRTPALQTPKMTLVSNLAFFDFGVGLVAQPVTIAWMAVELRATELQETYCYMSVWFMIVSIAFPAVSFFSVIAIAVDRFLALYLHLRYHTVVTMKKAFTVCAFTWVSSIILVTIWLTVGRKDMVLFGLLSNPLIFLFEMIVLGSYFQIFKILQKHKRQIQSVQVTFSRSRSRSSSLDEPVSQNTHPQNLRQYKKSLMSSFYIYLTFILCYLPLFITMTFSAAVTTEYRISAYMWKSSCTILVMNSAINPAIYCWKMRELRNAVRQTVMWLREMTGLARNEGLSHRHHPAQLAWSPN from the coding sequence ATGTCTGCGTATAACTTCTCTTGCTACTACTTCACGAAGTGGGTACAGTATGGTCAGCTTCAGTACAATGAGTTCATTGTTTTTGCTTTCGTGTATGTAGTTATCATGGTGCCTGCGATATTCCTGAACGCTTTAATCCTCGTCTCCATCTACCGCACACCTGCATTGCAAACCCCGAAGATGACACTCGTGTCTAACCTTGCGTTTTTTGACTTTGGAGTTGGCCTTGTCGCGCAACCAGTGACGATCGCCTGGATGGCCGTTGAACTAAGGGCCACGGAATTACAAGAGACCTACTGCTATATGTCGGTTTGGTTTATGATCGTGTCCATAGCGTTTCCTGCGGTGTCTTTTTTCAGTGTTATAGCAATTGCTGTGGATAGATTTCTTGCCCTCTACTTGCATCTGCGATACCACACCGTCGTCACTATGAAAAAGGCCTTTACGGTCTGTGCATTTACTTGGGTTTCCTCAATAATTTTGGTGACAATATGGCTAACAGTAGGAAGAAAGGATATGGTTCTGTTCGGTTTGTTATCAAATCCCCTAATTTTCCTCTTCGAGATGATTGTTCTTGGCAGTTACTTCCAGATCTTTAAGATACTTCAGAAACACAAAAGGCAAATCCAGTCTGTGCAGGTTACCTTCTCAAGATCAAGGTCTAGATCAAGTTCCTTAGATGAACCTGTTTCTCAGAACACACACCCACAAAACCTTCGTCAATACAAAAAATCTCTTATGAGCTCATTCTATATCTATCTCACCTTTATACTCTGCTATCTTCCACTTTTCATAACAATGACTTTCAGCGCAGCGGTAACAACCGAGTACCGGATCTCTGCATATATGTGGAAATCTTCTTGTACAATTCTTGTGATGAATTCTGCTATTAACCCTGCGATTTACTGCTGGAAGATGAGAGAACTGCGTAACGCGGTCCGTCAGACAGTGATGTGGTTGCGAGAGATGACTGGACTTGCAAGAAATGAAGGACTGTCCCACCGTCACCATCCTGCTCAACTCGCTTGGTCACCGAATTAG
- the LOC116615533 gene encoding DCN1-like protein 3 has translation MGKCCSVCVSDSNGERDRRSSQQQTTTSLTSNQHNIDSAKHKLAKTSDKGFFVKPKNNSPKIVRTLSFPRQELDEGKILSLFAKYKDDAEDSILADGMEKFCQDLGVDPTEFVVLVLAWKFDASQMCRFTRKEFIDGCKAVKADSIKGLQNKFPELEEEVAKDVEKFKDLYRFTFKFGLDVEEGQRALPTSIAIALWKLVFSKKPPLVLEKWFAYLGQREVRGISRDTWNMFWNFTETIDSDFTNYDDSEAWPSLFDDFVEYERERSTESCPIEEKHKNGLVKEL, from the coding sequence ATGGGAAAGTGTTGTTCTGTTTGTGTTAGTGATTCAAACGGGGAGAGAGACCGACGAAGTTCACAACAACAAACCACAACTTCGCTTACTTCAAATCAACACAACATTGACTCTGCCAAACACAAACTGGCGAAAACTTCAGATAAAGGATTCTTTGTTAAACCAAAAAACAACTCGCCCAAAATTGTCAGGACGTTATCCTTCCCAAGACAAGAACTGGACGAAGGCAAGATTTTGAGTTTGTTTGCGAAATACAAAGACGATGCCGAAGATTCAATCCTTGCGGACGGCATGGAAAAATTTTGCCAAGATTTGGGAGTAGACCCAACTGAATTCGTTGTGCTTGTCCTTGCTTGGAAGTTTGATGCCTCCCAGATGTGCAGGTTCACCAGAAAAGAGTTTATAGACGGCTGTAAGGCTGTTAAAGCCGATAGTATTAAAGgattacaaaataaattcccTGAGCTTGAAGAAGAAGTAGCGAAAGATGTTGAAAAGTTTAAAGACTTGTATCGATTCACCTTCAAATTTGGTCTCGATGTAGAAGAAGGACAGAGAGCTCTTCCAACGAGTATTGCTATCGCACTTTGGAAGCTAGTTTTCTCGAAAAAGCCGCCTTTAGTCCTAGAAAAATGGTTCGCCTATCTTGGGCAAAGGGAAGTTCGGGGAATTTCTCGAGATACATGGAACATGTTTTGGAACTTTACGGAGACTATTGACTCTGATTTCACTAATTATGACGATTCAGAAGCATGGCCGAGTTTGTTTGACGATTTCGTAGAATACGAAAGAGAAAGATCCACGGAGAGCTGCCCCATCGAAGAAAAACACAAGAATGGGCTTGTCAAAGAGCTGTAA